Proteins encoded together in one Candidatus Paceibacterota bacterium window:
- a CDS encoding helix-turn-helix transcriptional regulator — protein MDQRKVNEICYRIKSLRLSQRMSQEELAEKSGVPYTTIVRIEMGAENPSIFMITKIAEVLGATLEEIMK, from the coding sequence ATGGATCAGAGAAAAGTCAATGAAATATGTTATCGGATAAAGAGCCTGAGACTGAGCCAGAGAATGTCACAGGAAGAACTTGCTGAAAAATCAGGCGTGCCCTACACGACCATTGTCCGTATTGAGATGGGTGCTGAAAATCCTTCAATTTTTATGATCACAAAAATAGCCGAGGTGCTTGGCGCAACGCTCGAGGAAATCATGAAATAG